A genome region from Blautia coccoides includes the following:
- a CDS encoding ABC transporter permease, whose translation MKKYLKTFWNRRFLLSELVKKGVKLKYRRSYLGVCWSLLEPLLTTCVLTIVFGTLFGNNSRDFPMYILCGRLLYTFFSQATKTAARSIRANSKMICKVYVPKYLYPLSCILFNYIIFLISLLVLIVLGIYCGVKPTWHVLQIIFPLILLPILTYGVGMILATVTVFFRDMEYLWEVILMLIMYTCAIFYYPEKIMNSGFSWILKLNPLYCIIQNFRDAILGQPMNTKLLVYAAIVSVIALIIGNIAFYKKQDQFILHV comes from the coding sequence ATGAAGAAATATCTAAAAACATTTTGGAATCGTAGATTTTTATTATCGGAATTAGTAAAGAAAGGCGTGAAATTAAAATATAGGAGATCTTATTTAGGTGTCTGCTGGTCATTACTGGAGCCTTTGTTGACAACTTGTGTTCTTACTATAGTATTTGGTACATTATTCGGAAACAATAGCAGAGATTTTCCAATGTATATATTATGTGGAAGGTTATTATATACATTTTTTTCACAGGCTACAAAGACTGCTGCCAGATCAATACGTGCGAATTCTAAAATGATTTGTAAGGTATATGTACCAAAGTATTTGTATCCTCTTTCCTGTATTTTATTTAATTATATTATTTTTTTGATATCCTTATTAGTACTTATTGTTTTAGGAATTTACTGTGGGGTGAAACCGACCTGGCATGTATTACAAATTATTTTCCCATTAATATTGCTTCCAATACTAACGTATGGTGTAGGCATGATATTAGCAACAGTAACTGTATTTTTTAGAGATATGGAATATTTATGGGAAGTGATTTTAATGTTAATAATGTATACATGTGCTATTTTTTATTATCCTGAAAAAATAATGAATAGTGGTTTTTCATGGATACTGAAGTTAAATCCACTATATTGCATTATTCAAAATTTTCGAGATGCCATTTTAGGTCAGCCAATGAATACAAAGCTGCTAGTTTATGCTGCTATTGTAAGCGTGATTGCATTAATTATAGGAAATATAGCTTTTTATAAGAAACAGGATCAATTTATATTACACGTGTAG
- a CDS encoding NAD-dependent epimerase/dehydratase family protein: MENIKNPILYKDLCDVANSVFLKEIDDGSTILVTGATGMIGYQIIQSIVFHNNICNKNIKIIALARNKKKADDLFKGLVDEGKVDVYICDINEKIEISNQIDYIIHGASATSSRYFVSNPVETILTALHGTKNILEIAKEKNIKKMVYLSSLEVYGTPDEKMDYITEKDYGYLDPMQVRSSYSEGKRMAECLCASYAKEYKVPVLVARLSQTFGAAVSYEDSRVFAEFARCVIEKRNIVLHTAGRTVRSYCYTKDAITAIVCLLTRGKAGEAYNITNMNTAISIKEMAELVSRLSSDHAVKVVYDIPEDVAELGYNPEMIIRLDNTKLKSLGWSPTTDLEEMYVRLIKSMEFDKK, translated from the coding sequence ATGGAAAATATAAAGAATCCAATATTATATAAAGATTTATGCGATGTTGCCAATAGTGTTTTTTTAAAAGAAATAGATGATGGAAGTACAATTCTTGTCACTGGTGCAACAGGTATGATAGGTTATCAGATTATCCAGTCTATAGTATTTCATAATAATATCTGTAATAAAAATATAAAAATTATTGCATTAGCAAGAAATAAAAAGAAGGCAGATGATTTGTTTAAGGGACTTGTTGATGAAGGAAAAGTAGATGTCTATATCTGTGATATAAATGAAAAAATTGAAATTTCTAATCAGATTGATTATATTATTCACGGTGCCAGTGCTACGAGTTCGAGATATTTTGTTTCCAATCCAGTGGAAACAATTCTTACAGCATTGCACGGGACAAAGAATATCTTAGAAATAGCAAAAGAAAAAAATATAAAAAAGATGGTGTATTTATCTTCACTAGAAGTGTATGGTACACCTGATGAAAAAATGGATTATATTACAGAAAAGGATTATGGATATCTAGATCCAATGCAGGTACGCAGCAGTTACTCAGAAGGAAAAAGAATGGCTGAATGTCTATGTGCATCATATGCGAAAGAATATAAAGTACCGGTTTTGGTTGCAAGATTATCACAAACTTTTGGAGCTGCTGTTTCTTATGAAGACAGTAGAGTCTTTGCAGAATTTGCAAGGTGTGTTATAGAGAAGCGTAATATAGTATTACATACAGCAGGGAGAACGGTCAGAAGCTATTGTTATACAAAGGATGCTATAACAGCTATAGTATGTTTGCTGACCAGGGGTAAAGCTGGGGAAGCTTATAATATTACAAACATGAATACAGCTATTTCTATAAAAGAAATGGCTGAGTTAGTATCCCGACTTTCATCGGACCATGCAGTAAAGGTGGTATACGATATACCAGAAGATGTTGCTGAGTTGGGATATAATCCAGAAATGATAATACGTTTGGATAATACAAAACTAAAATCGTTAGGCTGGTCACCTACAA
- a CDS encoding glycosyltransferase family 2 protein: MYEVSVIIPNFNGKKYLKDCLDALLIQDFSSYEIVVVDNGSKDGSVQYLRQNYPQVRLVALAENTGFCGAVNVGIRTSQAKYILLLNNDTIVEKGFIQALVQDIKKSPDIFSCQAKMLQMHDKSRIDDAGNYYCALGWAFADGKGKPEEKYNKRKKIFASCAGAAIYRKSILDEIGYFDEEHFAYLEDLDIGYRARLYGYENWFCPTARVYHVGSGTSGSRYNLFKIRYSSRNNIYMIYKNMPFWQIVLNLPLLLVGFGVKTVFFAVKGFGREYIAGIKNGFEISKKNRNKKVNFISIKVSEILIVEIELLYNIIRRLRG; this comes from the coding sequence ATGTATGAAGTATCGGTAATAATTCCTAATTTTAATGGAAAGAAATATCTCAAGGACTGCCTGGATGCGCTGTTAATACAGGATTTCTCTTCTTATGAAATCGTGGTGGTTGATAATGGATCAAAAGATGGCAGTGTTCAATATCTAAGACAGAACTATCCTCAGGTCAGGCTTGTGGCTTTGGCAGAGAATACTGGTTTTTGTGGGGCAGTCAATGTGGGAATCCGCACCTCACAGGCAAAGTATATATTGCTTTTGAATAATGATACCATTGTTGAGAAAGGGTTTATTCAGGCATTAGTTCAGGACATTAAAAAAAGTCCTGATATTTTTTCGTGCCAGGCAAAAATGCTGCAGATGCATGATAAAAGCAGGATAGATGACGCTGGAAATTATTACTGTGCTTTGGGATGGGCGTTTGCTGACGGTAAAGGAAAGCCAGAAGAAAAATATAATAAAAGAAAGAAAATATTTGCTTCCTGTGCAGGAGCAGCTATCTATCGGAAAAGTATTTTAGACGAAATTGGATATTTTGATGAGGAACATTTTGCTTATCTGGAAGATTTGGACATTGGATACCGAGCCAGACTCTATGGATATGAAAACTGGTTTTGTCCCACAGCCCGTGTGTACCATGTGGGAAGTGGTACCAGCGGTTCCAGATATAATCTTTTCAAAATCAGATATTCTTCCAGGAATAATATATATATGATATATAAAAATATGCCGTTTTGGCAGATTGTGCTGAATTTGCCCCTGCTTTTGGTGGGGTTCGGAGTGAAGACGGTATTTTTTGCTGTTAAGGGGTTTGGAAGGGAGTATATTGCGGGGATTAAAAATGGGTTTGAGATATCGAAGAAGAATAGGAATAAGAAGGTGAATTTTATTTCTATCAAAGTATCAGAAATCCTGATTGTAGAAATTGAGTTGTTGTATAATATAATACGGAGATTAAGAGGATAA
- a CDS encoding LicD family protein — protein sequence MDNSLKKYQEHLLEMLIEFQRFCEEHNIKFFLVGGSALGAFRHHGFIPWDDDIDVAMFRDDFEKMEAFMESNNNKLKDMDYSPVEKKILPEAPIGHLYDFKITELRIHAPKIDIHPIDGVPYSKIQRMLQKYLSLIYYLGIYHLPVKNKGKFARDSSKILLKIIPEKMWKIIIRFCKNYITKWNTEKSNNVCSLFGVAGYSREIMPKDWLIPLQKVKFGISEFWAPSMQDEYLTQLYGDWKKLPDNQYRKPQHDSYLYCKL from the coding sequence ATGGATAATAGTTTAAAGAAATATCAGGAACATCTTTTGGAAATGCTGATAGAATTTCAGAGATTTTGTGAAGAACATAATATTAAATTTTTTCTTGTAGGAGGAAGTGCTTTAGGCGCTTTCCGCCATCATGGATTTATTCCATGGGATGATGACATTGACGTGGCTATGTTTCGTGACGACTTTGAAAAAATGGAAGCATTCATGGAATCAAATAATAATAAATTAAAAGATATGGATTACTCGCCGGTAGAAAAGAAAATATTACCGGAAGCGCCAATTGGACATCTCTACGATTTCAAGATTACAGAGTTGCGTATTCATGCGCCAAAAATCGATATACATCCTATAGACGGAGTACCGTATAGTAAAATTCAGCGTATGCTACAAAAATATCTGTCACTTATTTATTATCTGGGTATTTATCATCTGCCTGTAAAAAATAAAGGAAAGTTTGCACGCGATAGTTCAAAAATCTTGCTGAAAATTATTCCTGAAAAAATGTGGAAGATTATAATAAGGTTTTGTAAAAATTATATTACCAAATGGAATACTGAAAAAAGTAATAATGTTTGTAGTTTATTTGGGGTAGCTGGTTATTCAAGAGAGATTATGCCAAAAGATTGGCTGATACCATTGCAAAAAGTAAAGTTCGGGATCTCGGAATTTTGGGCACCTTCTATGCAGGACGAATATTTGACACAGTTGTATGGTGATTGGAAAAAATTACCGGATAATCAATATAGAAAGCCACAGCATGATTCTTATCTATATTGTAAACTTTAA
- a CDS encoding glycosyltransferase, which translates to MQFSVLLSVYRKEKPEYLKMSLESIRLQTVEPDEIILIEDGVLTKELYLVIEEYLKVLPNMRVYKFDKNKGLGLALRKGVELSRYELVARMDTDDIAEPERFRIQMDFMENNPQISVCGGLMREFNDRGIISQVKNMPETQKEIWKYAKYRNPINHMTAMFRKADVLNAGNYRNFPYLEDYNLWSRMLVKGYKFYNIQKVLVKARVSDDLYNRRGGIAYCQRYLILRQIQRKIGLLKPWEYIKACGITILITLVPNTIRKLVYIKMLRKRNG; encoded by the coding sequence ATGCAGTTTTCTGTTTTACTATCTGTTTATAGAAAAGAAAAACCGGAATATTTAAAAATGTCTTTGGAGAGTATCAGACTACAGACGGTGGAGCCGGACGAGATAATTCTCATAGAAGATGGAGTTCTTACAAAAGAATTGTATTTGGTAATAGAAGAGTATCTGAAGGTTTTGCCAAATATGAGAGTTTATAAGTTTGATAAAAATAAAGGTCTAGGATTGGCTTTGAGAAAAGGCGTGGAATTGAGCAGATATGAATTAGTGGCACGTATGGATACGGATGATATTGCAGAACCAGAACGTTTTAGGATCCAGATGGATTTTATGGAGAATAATCCGCAGATATCGGTTTGTGGTGGACTGATGCGGGAGTTTAATGATAGGGGAATTATTTCACAAGTAAAAAATATGCCGGAGACGCAAAAGGAAATTTGGAAGTATGCTAAATATAGAAATCCAATAAATCATATGACTGCTATGTTCAGAAAAGCAGATGTATTGAATGCAGGAAATTACAGAAATTTTCCATATTTAGAGGATTACAATTTATGGTCCAGAATGCTTGTAAAAGGATATAAATTTTATAACATACAGAAGGTATTAGTTAAAGCCCGTGTATCCGATGACTTGTATAACAGACGTGGGGGCATTGCGTATTGTCAGAGATATTTGATTTTGAGACAAATACAGAGAAAGATAGGACTGTTAAAACCATGGGAATATATAAAGGCATGTGGTATTACAATTTTGATAACCTTAGTGCCAAATACAATTCGTAAGTTAGTTTATATAAAAATGTTGAGAAAAAGAAATGGATAA
- a CDS encoding sugar transferase, protein MKIQEKFKRLVRLLFSAVLVTVVSGIYGYTWINYFNTIIRLPFFRRGNWMMIFLYIVILFFMMKMYGGFTVGLQEKGKLIFSQLLSVVFTNTFTYFQISVLAKKFFNPFSIIGITIVQIIIIIIWSLIYQRIYIHIFPPRNMLLISGRRSDYYLMEKMNLRMDKYRIDKSISYKSGIQNIIPEIDKYDGIIIGDMPSHERNLILKVCFDKNVRTYSVPKISDVLLRSSEQLTLFDTPLLLSKNDGLLIEQMIIKRLVDIVLSCIAVIITLPLFLIIAVCIKLDDRGPVFYKQKRLTYCGKVFEIYKFRTMIQNAEKKSGPRLAGKEDERILRVGKILRRTRLDELPQIYNILKGDMSFVGPRPERPELAQRIEKELPEFCYRLKVKAGLTGYAQIYGKYNTTSYDKLKLDLTYIRNYSIWLDFKLMILTPKIMLMKESTEGVESKEDLHDKNV, encoded by the coding sequence ATGAAGATTCAAGAAAAGTTTAAACGTTTAGTCAGATTGCTTTTTTCAGCAGTTTTAGTTACGGTAGTTTCAGGTATTTATGGTTATACTTGGATTAATTATTTTAATACAATAATACGTTTGCCTTTTTTTCGCAGAGGCAATTGGATGATGATTTTTTTATATATTGTCATTCTGTTTTTTATGATGAAGATGTATGGTGGTTTTACAGTTGGGCTGCAGGAAAAAGGTAAATTGATATTTTCACAGCTGTTATCTGTTGTTTTTACAAATACATTTACGTATTTTCAGATATCAGTTCTTGCAAAAAAGTTTTTCAATCCATTTTCTATCATCGGAATAACAATTGTACAGATTATAATCATAATAATATGGAGTCTTATTTATCAAAGGATATATATACATATATTTCCGCCTAGAAATATGCTTTTGATTTCAGGAAGACGTTCAGATTATTATTTAATGGAAAAAATGAATTTGAGAATGGATAAATATAGAATTGACAAGTCAATCAGCTATAAGAGTGGGATACAAAATATAATACCAGAAATTGATAAGTATGATGGAATTATAATAGGTGATATGCCATCCCATGAAAGAAATCTAATATTAAAAGTATGCTTTGATAAAAATGTGAGAACTTATAGTGTTCCTAAGATATCAGATGTATTACTTCGGAGTTCAGAGCAACTTACACTTTTTGATACACCGCTGCTATTGTCGAAAAATGATGGATTGTTAATTGAACAAATGATTATAAAAAGATTAGTGGATATAGTATTATCATGTATTGCTGTTATTATAACATTACCTTTATTTTTGATAATAGCTGTATGTATTAAACTGGACGATAGAGGACCGGTTTTTTATAAACAGAAGCGATTAACATATTGTGGAAAAGTATTTGAAATATATAAGTTTCGGACAATGATACAGAATGCAGAAAAGAAAAGCGGTCCGCGACTGGCGGGAAAAGAAGATGAGAGAATACTAAGAGTTGGCAAGATTTTAAGAAGAACTAGATTGGATGAATTACCACAAATTTATAATATTCTGAAAGGGGATATGTCTTTTGTTGGTCCCCGACCAGAAAGACCAGAACTTGCTCAGAGGATCGAAAAAGAATTACCGGAGTTTTGCTATAGGTTGAAAGTTAAAGCTGGGTTGACGGGGTATGCCCAGATATATGGTAAGTATAATACTACTTCATATGATAAATTGAAACTTGATCTTACTTATATTAGAAATTATTCTATCTGGCTGGATTTTAAGTTGATGATATTAACGCCCAAAATAATGTTGATGAAAGAAAGTACAGAAGGTGTTGAAAGTAAAGAAGATTTACATGATAAAAATGTATAG
- a CDS encoding ABC transporter ATP-binding protein, with amino-acid sequence MKKEILVVDNVSMQFNLSKEKVDHLKEYFIKMLKGQLRKDSFWALQNVSFSVSKGDRIGILGLNGAGKSTLLKIIAGVFKATEGTVKVKGKIVPLLELGAGFEPQYTGRENIYLYGAVLGYSKKFIDQKYEEIVEFSGLQKFIDVPLKNYSSGMKSKLGFSIATIMDPDILILDEVLSVGDAKFRKKSEGKLMSMMDGETAVLFVSHSLDQVKRICNKAMILEQGHLVAMGDIEEISQQYQDMIDK; translated from the coding sequence ATGAAAAAAGAGATATTGGTTGTAGATAATGTTAGTATGCAGTTTAATTTAAGTAAAGAAAAGGTGGATCATTTAAAAGAATATTTTATAAAGATGCTAAAAGGCCAGTTGAGGAAGGATAGTTTTTGGGCGCTGCAAAATGTCAGCTTTAGTGTGTCAAAAGGGGATCGTATTGGTATATTAGGGCTTAATGGGGCAGGGAAAAGTACTTTACTTAAAATAATAGCAGGTGTTTTTAAAGCTACAGAAGGCACAGTAAAAGTTAAAGGTAAGATTGTACCATTATTAGAATTAGGTGCAGGATTTGAGCCTCAATATACTGGTAGGGAAAATATATATTTATATGGCGCTGTTTTAGGATATAGCAAAAAATTCATAGATCAGAAATATGAAGAGATTGTGGAGTTTTCCGGACTTCAAAAATTTATTGATGTACCTTTAAAAAATTATTCATCTGGTATGAAGAGTAAACTTGGTTTTTCCATTGCTACTATTATGGATCCCGATATTTTGATTTTGGATGAAGTACTTTCTGTAGGGGATGCAAAATTTAGAAAAAAAAGTGAAGGAAAATTAATGAGTATGATGGATGGTGAAACAGCGGTTTTATTCGTATCCCACTCTTTAGATCAGGTCAAAAGGATCTGCAATAAGGCAATGATCTTAGAGCAGGGTCATCTTGTTGCTATGGGAGATATTGAGGAGATTTCACAGCAATATCAGGACATGATAGATAAATAG
- a CDS encoding CDP-glycerol glycerophosphotransferase family protein yields MLYRIDEKLLAVKLIDIQWERIFVHFDIEIKFKDDLIDWRQLEFYAVNGIGMAKARLKICHIKESRYQLCLNITNNGERRCLPIGTYRLLACKGEEVLAECAADFKYPINMQEKSRNFEYANGHKVYTIKFYIEDDENSLPFRMHILQATESREEFPSNKDYYIYCSPYKCLKRYLGSSRVFLRNLYKLFSLVNRGKRKNTILFMTEQSESIKSNLKAVAEKMRQRGMDKEYCILFSARAAAAEPQTYRSWINLIYKLSKSGMVFLDDHAPVLDWLKLDDNVKVIQLWHAGAGFKSSGYSRWGHKGCPSPQSCHRQYTYGIAGSKSIAPFFSEVWGINDECVLPTGMPRMDEYLDENYRKKITEDLYKRYPICTGKKVVLFAPTYRGKNKKEAYYPYELIDFEKFYELCGTEYVVLFKMHPWVSEPVPIQEGFRDKFIDVNLYPNINDLFYITDLLITDYSSNIFEYSLMKKPMLFFAYDKIQYSFSRGFHRPYEESAPGKVCYSFLELMEAFSKKSFEYEKVEKYVSEHFDFIDSHASDRVIDWIVLDKIPEEIKQEICAVQQRIIRMNELDFSQPLLENQL; encoded by the coding sequence ATGTTATACAGAATAGATGAAAAGTTATTGGCCGTTAAACTGATTGATATTCAATGGGAAAGGATTTTCGTTCATTTTGATATAGAAATTAAATTTAAAGATGACTTAATTGATTGGAGGCAATTAGAATTTTACGCAGTAAATGGAATAGGAATGGCTAAAGCAAGGCTGAAAATTTGTCATATAAAAGAAAGTCGTTACCAGTTATGTCTGAATATTACCAATAATGGTGAAAGACGCTGCTTACCTATAGGAACTTATAGGCTATTAGCCTGCAAAGGGGAGGAAGTTTTAGCAGAATGCGCAGCAGATTTCAAATATCCGATCAATATGCAAGAAAAATCAAGAAATTTTGAATATGCAAATGGTCATAAAGTTTATACGATTAAATTTTATATTGAGGACGATGAAAATAGTTTGCCTTTTAGAATGCATATCCTTCAGGCGACAGAAAGCAGAGAGGAATTTCCTTCAAATAAGGACTACTATATATATTGTAGCCCATACAAATGTTTGAAAAGATATTTAGGAAGCAGCAGAGTTTTTTTGCGAAACTTGTATAAACTTTTTTCTTTGGTTAATAGAGGAAAAAGAAAAAATACAATATTATTTATGACGGAACAAAGCGAGTCTATTAAGTCAAATTTGAAAGCAGTAGCAGAAAAAATGCGGCAACGTGGAATGGATAAAGAGTATTGTATATTGTTTTCAGCTAGAGCTGCAGCTGCAGAACCACAGACATATAGAAGTTGGATAAATTTGATATATAAATTGTCAAAAAGCGGAATGGTTTTTTTAGATGATCATGCTCCGGTCTTAGATTGGTTGAAATTAGACGATAATGTAAAAGTGATTCAATTATGGCATGCGGGTGCTGGGTTTAAATCCTCTGGATATAGCAGATGGGGACATAAAGGCTGTCCAAGCCCACAGAGTTGTCACAGACAATATACTTATGGCATTGCCGGATCAAAAAGTATCGCTCCATTTTTTTCTGAAGTTTGGGGAATTAATGATGAATGCGTTCTTCCCACAGGAATGCCTAGAATGGACGAATATCTGGATGAGAATTACCGCAAAAAGATAACGGAAGATTTGTACAAGAGATATCCGATATGTACTGGGAAAAAAGTGGTTTTGTTTGCACCAACATATAGAGGAAAAAATAAAAAAGAGGCATATTATCCATATGAATTAATAGATTTTGAAAAGTTTTATGAGTTATGTGGCACAGAGTATGTAGTTTTATTTAAAATGCATCCATGGGTTAGTGAGCCTGTACCCATACAGGAAGGATTTAGAGATAAATTTATAGATGTTAATTTATACCCCAATATAAATGACTTGTTTTATATTACAGATTTATTGATAACAGATTATTCATCTAATATATTTGAATATTCGTTAATGAAAAAGCCAATGTTGTTTTTTGCGTATGACAAGATTCAGTATTCCTTTTCAAGGGGATTTCATCGACCATACGAAGAGTCTGCTCCGGGAAAGGTATGTTATAGTTTTTTAGAGTTGATGGAAGCGTTCAGTAAAAAAAGTTTTGAATATGAAAAAGTAGAGAAATATGTATCAGAGCATTTTGATTTTATTGACAGTCATGCATCAGATAGAGTGATCGATTGGATTGTTCTGGACAAAATCCCGGAGGAGATAAAACAAGAGATTTGTGCAGTGCAACAGCGAATTATTAGAATGAATGAACTGGATTTTTCCCAGCCTTTGTTGGAAAATCAATTGTAG
- a CDS encoding CDP-glycerol glycerophosphotransferase family protein yields MNKKRLLIVIKKIIKIFVQYTIENDYKIYRIKNTKINIRFSLQKRYQRKWGDIPIQKNKIIFDNYMGMGYGCNCKYVVEQLLKNPNKYELVWVVKDVASNTNYFPPNIRLVEYMSEEAFMEYATAGIWICNYHLVAYLNKGLQKKEGQIYIQLWHGSFGIKKIEGDCRNLVIDRNWEYLAKKNADLTDFWISNSDFETRIYKRAFWNVKNIKEYGHPRNDIFFTKYDSIIKKVKKELGISFESKMVLYVPTFRDNGQYEGEYLDSEMVVGKLEERFGDNWEFVVRYHPKAEFRENQMKIGINATNYPDIQELLAAADTVITDYSSCIFDFLLTGRPGFIYTTDSDMYNEIRGLYYPLKETPFMVAENNKQLCENIDRFDEKVYEKRVKQFLNDKGSVEDGHAAERLEGLIKRLVRNEKNEEISKNILES; encoded by the coding sequence ATGAATAAGAAAAGATTACTAATAGTAATAAAGAAAATAATTAAAATATTCGTTCAGTATACTATCGAGAATGATTATAAGATTTATCGAATAAAAAATACAAAAATTAATATTAGATTTTCTTTACAAAAAAGATATCAGAGGAAATGGGGAGATATCCCAATACAAAAAAATAAAATTATTTTTGATAATTATATGGGAATGGGATATGGATGTAATTGTAAGTATGTTGTAGAGCAGTTATTAAAAAACCCCAATAAATATGAATTAGTTTGGGTTGTAAAGGATGTTGCCAGTAATACAAACTATTTTCCCCCTAATATTAGACTGGTTGAATATATGTCAGAAGAAGCATTTATGGAGTATGCAACTGCGGGTATCTGGATTTGTAATTATCATTTGGTCGCATATCTGAATAAAGGGCTTCAAAAGAAAGAGGGTCAGATTTATATTCAACTGTGGCATGGTTCTTTTGGTATTAAAAAAATTGAAGGTGACTGTCGGAATCTGGTAATAGATAGAAACTGGGAATATCTTGCAAAAAAAAATGCAGATTTGACTGATTTTTGGATTTCAAATAGTGATTTTGAGACAAGGATTTATAAACGGGCATTTTGGAATGTAAAAAATATAAAGGAATATGGACATCCCAGAAATGATATATTTTTTACGAAATATGATAGTATTATAAAAAAAGTCAAAAAAGAATTGGGTATTTCTTTTGAAAGTAAAATGGTTTTATATGTTCCTACATTTCGTGATAATGGCCAATATGAGGGAGAATATTTAGATTCGGAAATGGTAGTGGGAAAATTAGAAGAACGTTTTGGGGATAATTGGGAATTTGTTGTCAGATACCATCCAAAAGCTGAATTTCGGGAAAATCAAATGAAGATTGGTATTAATGCAACAAATTATCCTGATATACAGGAACTTCTTGCAGCGGCGGATACGGTGATCACAGATTACTCTAGCTGTATATTTGATTTTCTATTAACAGGCAGGCCTGGGTTTATATATACAACAGATAGTGATATGTATAATGAAATAAGAGGTCTGTATTATCCATTAAAGGAAACCCCTTTTATGGTTGCAGAAAATAATAAGCAGCTTTGTGAAAATATAGATCGTTTCGATGAAAAGGTATATGAAAAAAGAGTTAAGCAATTTCTTAATGATAAGGGGTCTGTAGAAGATGGACATGCTGCAGAAAGACTAGAGGGGTTAATAAAACGATTAGTGAGGAATGAAAAAAATGAAGAAATATCTAAAAACATTTTGGAATCGTAG
- a CDS encoding IspD/TarI family cytidylyltransferase, producing the protein MNIAIIFAGGSGVRMGAGIPKQFLEVNGKPIIIHTLQLFQYHKKIDKIYISVLEEYIPYMDGLVKEYQLTKVAGIMHGGETAQDSIYIALKKAGQENPEDSIVLLHDGVRPFVAYDVISKNIKSVKEHGNAITCTPCYETILLSKNGENVDKVPYRKETYAAQAPQSFYLKDILNAHEIIRNSSNGYENMVDACTIIKSQNMDAHMVMGNRGNIKVTTPEDVYMFRALLQYKENEQAFGLGLTDYIDARMKNMVHEGED; encoded by the coding sequence ATGAATATAGCAATTATTTTTGCTGGTGGAAGTGGTGTAAGAATGGGAGCTGGTATACCAAAACAGTTTTTAGAGGTAAATGGAAAACCGATTATTATTCATACACTGCAGCTTTTTCAATATCACAAAAAAATAGATAAAATCTACATATCTGTTTTGGAAGAGTACATTCCTTATATGGATGGATTGGTAAAGGAGTATCAATTAACTAAAGTAGCAGGGATAATGCATGGGGGAGAAACAGCCCAGGATTCTATATATATTGCGTTAAAAAAAGCTGGGCAAGAAAATCCAGAGGATTCAATTGTACTCTTACATGATGGTGTACGTCCTTTTGTAGCTTATGATGTTATTTCAAAGAATATTAAAAGCGTTAAAGAGCATGGAAATGCTATTACATGTACACCTTGTTATGAGACTATTTTATTAAGTAAAAATGGAGAAAATGTAGATAAAGTTCCTTATAGAAAGGAGACTTATGCTGCGCAGGCACCTCAGAGTTTTTATCTTAAGGATATCTTAAATGCCCATGAAATAATAAGAAATTCATCAAATGGGTATGAGAATATGGTAGATGCTTGTACGATTATAAAAAGCCAGAATATGGATGCGCACATGGTAATGGGAAATAGGGGGAATATTAAAGTGACAACTCCAGAGGATGTATATATGTTTCGTGCGTTGCTTCAATATAAAGAAAATGAACAGGCTTTTGGTTTGGGATTGACAGATTATATTGATGCACGTATGAAAAATATGGTGCATGAGGGAGAAGATTAG